From the Molothrus ater isolate BHLD 08-10-18 breed brown headed cowbird chromosome 25, BPBGC_Mater_1.1, whole genome shotgun sequence genome, one window contains:
- the ANKS1A gene encoding ankyrin repeat and SAM domain-containing protein 1A isoform X7: protein MLEQSVGEWLESIGLQQYESKLLLNGFDDVRFLGCNVMEDQDLRDIGIGDPQHRRKLLQAARSLPKLKPLGCDGNSQPSVPAWLDSLGLQDYIQSFLSSGYSSIDTVKNLWELEIVNVLKVNLLGHRKRIIASLADRPYEEPPAKPPRFSQLRCQDLMSQTSSPLSQNDSCTGRSADLLLPSGDTAKRQHDRGTELAPYPRAERYKAQEDRRESRLTLRPPSLAAPYAPVQNWQHQPEKLIFESCGYEANYLGSMLIKDLRGTESTQDACAKMRKSTEHMKKIPTIILSITYKGVKFIDASNKNVIAEHEIRNISCAAQDPEDLCTFAYITKDLQTSHHYCHVFSTVDVNLTYEIILTLGQAFEVAYQLALQAQRAKPLGAGAGEMIETKSSKPVPKPRAGMRKSALDPPEVDQDSQSHASVSWVVDPKQDSKRTLSTKYETTIF, encoded by the exons ATGCTGGAGCAGAGCGTCGGGGAGTGGCTGGAGTCCATCGGCCTGCAGCAGTACGAGAGCAAGCTGCTCCTGAATGGCTTTGATGATGTTCGCTTCCTG ggctgtAATGTCATGGAGGACCAGGACCTTCGGGATATCGGGATCGGGGACCCGCAGCACCGCCggaagctgctccaggctgctcgCTCCCTCCCCAAG TTGAAACCCCTGGGCTGTGATGGGAATAGCCAGCCATCAGTTCCTGCATGGCTCgactccctggggctgcaggattACATCCAGTCCTTCCTCTCGAGTGGCTACAGCTCTATCGACACTGTGAAAAACCTCTGGGAGCTGGAGATAGTGAAC gtgctgAAAGTGAACCTGCTGGGCCATCGGAAGAGGATCATTGCCTCGCTGGCAGACAGACCCTACGAGGAGCCACCAGCCAAACCACCACGGTTCTCACAGCTGAGA TGCCAGGATTTGATGTCCCAGACGTCCTCTCCCCTGAGCCAGAACGACTCCTGCACGGGCAGATCTGCTgatctcctgctgccctccgGGGACACTGCCAAGAGGCAGCACGATCGTGGCACTGAGCTTGCTCCCTACCCCAGAGCTGAGCGCTACAAAGCACAG GAGGACCGGCGGGAGTCCAGGCTCACCCTGCgcccccccagcctggcagcccccTATGCCCCTGTTCAAAACTGGCAGCACCAGCCCGAGAAGCTCATCTTCGAGTCCTGCGGGTACGAGGCCAAC TACCTGGGCTCCATGTTGATCAAAGACCTCCGAGGGACAGAGTCTACCCAGGACGCCTGTGCCAAGATGAGG AAATCCACGGAGCACATGAAGAAGATCCCAACCATAATCCTGTCTATCACATACAAAGGGGTGAAGTTCATCGATGCCTCCAACAAG AATGTCATAGCTGAGCACGAGATCCGGAACatctcctgtgctgcccaggaCCCTGAGGATCTCTGCACTTTTGCCTACATCACCAAGGACCTGCAGACCAGCCATCACTACTGCCATGTCTTCAGCACTGTGGATGTG AACCTGACGTACGAGATCATCCTCACGTTGGGGCAGGCATTCGAGGTCGCCTACCAGCTCGCCCTGCAAGCCCAGAGAGCAAAACCtctgggtgctggagcaggagaaatgaTTGAAACAAAATCTTCCAAACCGGTGCCTAAACCACGAGCAGGCATGAGGAAATCCGCG CTGGATCCTCCTGAAGTGGACCAAGACTCCCAGTCTCATGCCAGTGTCTCCTGGGTCGTGGACCCCAAGCAGGACTCCAAGCGGACCCTCAGCACTAAGTATGAGACCACTATCTTCTAA